A DNA window from Mobula hypostoma chromosome 3, sMobHyp1.1, whole genome shotgun sequence contains the following coding sequences:
- the ino80c gene encoding INO80 complex subunit C isoform X2: MMADRVSGKSQPVDFWRMSNFIRIYDPELRLHSTATLDSIGENKSVAADSSPGHVESAVKPLAFKDPNFVHSGIGGAGAGKKSRVWKNLKQILAAERMLPWKLNDPNYCSIDALPSFKPAKKYSDISGLPASYTDPQSKLRFSSTKEFSYIRMLPSDIVTGYLALRKATSIVP, from the exons atgatggccgatcgggtctcgggtaaaagccagcctgttgatttttggcgaatgagcaattttatacgaatatatgaCCCTGAACTtcgcctgcattct acTGCCACATTGGATTCTATTGGTGAGAATAAAAGTGTGGCTGCAGATTCTAGTCCAGGACATGTAGAGTCTGCAGTAAAACCTCTGGCCTTTAAGGATCCAAATTTTGTT CATTCTGGCATTGGCGGTGCAGGTGCAGGCAAGAAGAGCCGTGTCTGgaaaaatctgaaacaaattcTTGCAGCAGAGAGAATGCTACCATGGAAGCTAAACGATCCGAACT ATTGCAGCATAGATGCTCTTCCTTCCTTTAAACCAGCCAAAAAGTACTCAGATATTTCAGGACTTCCT GCTAGTTATACAGACCCACAAAGCAAACTTCGGTTTAGCAGCACAAAGGAGTTTTCATATATCCGGATGCTTCCTTCAGACATTGTGACTGGTTATTTGGCTTTAAGGAAGGCAACAAGCATAGTACCATGA